A genomic window from Klebsiella quasipneumoniae subsp. quasipneumoniae includes:
- a CDS encoding LLM class flavin-dependent oxidoreductase has product MSSQREIRLNAFDMNCVGHQSPGLWAHPRDRSWQYKDLEYWVDLARLLERGKFDGLFIADVLGVYDVLNGSGDAAIRQATQVPVNDPLALITPMALVTEHLGFGLTASLSFEHPYPFARRLSTLDHLTKGRVGWNIVTSYLESGARNIGQQTQTDHDTRYDYADEYLQVIYKLLEGSWEDGAVLRDRERKIFSDPRKIHPINHQGQFFSVPGIHLCEPSPQRTPVLYQAGASSRGKQFAAGHAECVFVAAPSKVLLKKTVADIRRRAAEAGRDPHSILIFNLQTVIVGDTDREAQAKWQEYKQYVSYEGALALLSGWTGIDFGQYQPDQVLKYLHTNAIQSAVEAFSTADPNRQWTVQALADWAGIGGFGPLVVGSAQTVADELQSWVEETDVDGFNLAYAVTHETFRDVVELLVPELQKRGVFKQEYREGTLREKLFGAGPRLAAPHPGVSYRRDARTAASVEEKVT; this is encoded by the coding sequence ATGTCATCACAACGTGAAATTCGTCTTAACGCTTTCGATATGAACTGCGTCGGCCATCAGTCGCCGGGCCTGTGGGCGCATCCCCGGGATCGCTCCTGGCAGTATAAAGATCTGGAGTACTGGGTGGATCTGGCGCGACTGCTGGAGCGCGGCAAGTTCGACGGACTGTTTATCGCTGACGTGCTTGGCGTCTACGACGTGCTGAACGGCAGCGGCGACGCGGCGATCCGCCAGGCGACGCAGGTCCCGGTCAACGATCCGCTGGCCCTGATCACCCCGATGGCGCTGGTGACGGAGCATCTGGGCTTCGGCCTGACCGCTTCGCTGTCGTTTGAGCATCCTTATCCCTTCGCCCGTCGTCTGTCGACGCTCGACCATCTGACCAAAGGGCGGGTGGGCTGGAACATCGTCACCTCCTATCTGGAGAGCGGGGCGCGCAATATCGGCCAGCAAACCCAGACCGACCACGACACCCGCTATGACTATGCCGATGAGTATTTGCAGGTGATCTACAAACTGCTGGAGGGAAGCTGGGAGGACGGGGCGGTGCTGCGCGACAGAGAGCGCAAGATCTTCAGCGATCCGCGGAAAATCCATCCCATAAACCATCAGGGACAGTTCTTTTCCGTGCCGGGTATCCACCTCTGCGAGCCATCCCCGCAGCGCACGCCGGTGCTCTATCAGGCGGGAGCGTCCAGCCGCGGCAAACAGTTCGCCGCCGGCCATGCTGAATGCGTCTTCGTGGCTGCGCCGTCGAAGGTGCTGCTGAAGAAGACGGTGGCGGATATTCGCCGCCGGGCGGCTGAGGCGGGGCGTGATCCGCACAGCATTCTGATCTTTAACCTGCAGACGGTGATTGTCGGCGACACCGACCGCGAGGCGCAGGCGAAGTGGCAGGAATATAAGCAGTACGTCAGCTATGAAGGCGCGCTGGCGCTGCTCTCCGGCTGGACGGGGATCGATTTCGGCCAGTATCAGCCGGATCAGGTGCTGAAGTACCTGCACACCAACGCTATTCAGTCGGCGGTGGAGGCCTTTTCCACTGCGGACCCGAACCGGCAGTGGACGGTGCAGGCCCTGGCCGATTGGGCCGGTATCGGCGGCTTCGGCCCGCTGGTGGTCGGCAGCGCGCAAACCGTGGCCGACGAACTGCAGTCCTGGGTCGAAGAGACGGACGTCGATGGCTTTAACCTCGCCTATGCCGTCACTCACGAAACCTTCCGCGACGTCGTCGAGCTGCTGGTGCCTGAGCTGCAAAAGCGCGGCGTCTTTAAGCAAGAGTACCGCGAGGGGACCCTGCGCGAAAAACTGTTCGGCGCCGGTCCGCGTCTGGCCGCGCCTCACCCCGGTGTCAGCTACCGTCGCGATGCGCGCACGGCGGCCTCGGTAGAGGAGAAGGTGACATGA
- a CDS encoding methionine ABC transporter ATP-binding protein produces MIAIDDLHKSYRTADGRLSAVLKGLSLQVPERSITAVVGPSGAGKSTLARCISLLERPDSGSIRINGQDLSALSGEALRRERRAIGTVFQSSALLSRRTAWENIALPLAWLGVVERDIKARVGELLESVGLSHKADAWPAQLSGGQRQRIGIARALALRPSVLLADEATSGLDPQATASVLALLKRLRDEYQLAIVLITHEMDAVRTAADAVAEIRDGTIVQYGRIEDLLARPDSLLGQQLLPLTPAAAAHSDLLLRLSYRWDVPVATDWISRLSQQWALQIDLLGGHVEVINGRLAGRLQAGVRFQGERLSPARLQDLLAQLGVTAEILDSAPLLREAV; encoded by the coding sequence ATGATCGCTATCGATGACCTGCATAAAAGCTACCGCACGGCGGATGGCCGGCTCAGCGCGGTGCTGAAAGGGCTGTCGCTGCAGGTACCTGAACGCTCCATCACCGCGGTGGTGGGGCCGAGCGGCGCCGGTAAATCAACTCTCGCGCGCTGCATCAGCCTGCTGGAGCGCCCGGACAGCGGCAGCATTCGTATCAACGGCCAGGATCTGTCGGCGCTGTCCGGCGAGGCGCTGCGCCGGGAGCGGCGGGCGATTGGCACCGTTTTCCAGTCCTCCGCACTGCTGAGCCGCCGGACCGCCTGGGAGAATATCGCCCTGCCGCTGGCGTGGCTTGGCGTGGTGGAGCGCGATATCAAGGCGCGGGTTGGCGAGCTGCTGGAGAGCGTCGGCCTGAGCCACAAAGCGGATGCCTGGCCGGCCCAGCTCTCAGGCGGCCAGCGCCAGCGGATCGGCATTGCCCGCGCGCTGGCGCTGCGCCCGTCGGTTCTGCTGGCGGATGAAGCCACCTCCGGGCTCGATCCTCAGGCCACGGCCTCGGTGCTGGCCCTGCTCAAGCGACTGCGCGACGAGTACCAGCTGGCGATCGTCCTGATCACCCATGAAATGGACGCCGTGCGCACGGCGGCGGATGCGGTGGCGGAGATCCGCGACGGGACGATCGTCCAGTACGGGCGGATCGAAGATCTGCTGGCGCGTCCCGATTCTCTGCTTGGCCAGCAGCTGTTGCCGCTGACGCCGGCGGCAGCGGCCCACAGCGATCTGCTGCTGCGTCTGAGCTACCGCTGGGATGTACCGGTGGCTACCGACTGGATCAGCCGCCTGAGCCAGCAGTGGGCGCTGCAGATCGATCTCCTTGGCGGCCACGTCGAGGTGATTAACGGTCGGCTGGCCGGTCGCCTGCAGGCCGGAGTGCGCTTTCAGGGCGAGCGCCTGTCGCCCGCGCGACTGCAGGACCTGTTGGCGCAGCTCGGCGTGACGGCGGAGATCCTCGACAGCGCGCCGTTGCTCAGGGAGGCGGTATGA
- a CDS encoding methionine ABC transporter permease: protein MKPTVISQDTPWGEIPSLLLPAYGETWLMVAIVMLFVVTLGGLVGVVLFNASPRGLFPHALLYRLLNWVVNMGRSLPFLVLMAAIIPFTYWLTGTTIGIPAAVVPMIAAGVPFFGRLVENALRELPAEVTAVGVVCGGSRWQIIASAQLSEALPALVAAVTLNLVSMIEYSAIAGTIGAGGIGYLAVVYGYQRFDNHIMIATIVALIATIQLIQFLGDRLVNRLRHTQGNLV, encoded by the coding sequence ATGAAACCGACAGTCATCAGCCAGGACACCCCCTGGGGCGAAATTCCTTCGCTTCTGCTCCCCGCCTATGGCGAAACCTGGCTGATGGTGGCCATTGTCATGCTGTTTGTCGTCACTCTGGGAGGACTGGTGGGGGTAGTGTTGTTTAACGCCTCGCCGCGGGGGTTATTTCCGCACGCGTTGCTGTACCGGCTACTGAACTGGGTGGTCAACATGGGACGTTCGCTGCCGTTTCTGGTGCTGATGGCCGCCATTATCCCGTTCACTTACTGGCTGACCGGAACCACGATTGGCATCCCCGCCGCGGTGGTGCCGATGATTGCCGCCGGCGTCCCGTTCTTTGGCCGTCTGGTGGAGAACGCGCTGCGCGAGCTGCCGGCGGAGGTCACCGCGGTGGGCGTCGTTTGCGGTGGGTCGCGCTGGCAAATCATTGCCAGCGCGCAGCTCAGTGAAGCCTTGCCCGCGCTGGTGGCGGCGGTGACGCTAAACCTGGTCTCGATGATTGAGTATTCGGCTATCGCCGGGACCATCGGCGCCGGGGGCATCGGCTACCTGGCCGTGGTGTACGGCTATCAGCGCTTCGACAACCACATCATGATCGCGACAATCGTTGCCCTGATCGCCACGATCCAGTTGATTCAATTTTTGGGTGACCGCCTGGTCAACCGTTTACGCCACACTCAGGGGAACCTTGTATGA
- a CDS encoding MetQ/NlpA family ABC transporter substrate-binding protein, translating into MTTEQFELRKARRWPWLAALAVIILLAIAFWWWRGHTQSQQVVFGSTLKIHYEPAMAGEQRIIEYINQHIAPDYGLKLEAVGVQDPVQADRAVAEGQYAGTIYQHQWWLKQVVDANGFALSTTVPVFQWAFGIYSDRFSSVQALPNGATIVVPDDGANQGQALWLLQRIGLISLDPAVEPRTAKLKNIVGNPHQFVFKELDLLTMPRALNSVDAAIGYVSQFDAGKVPREKGILFPPAPRTFASQLVIGTPYLSQENIVKLKQAFSDPRIQTWLKTTDDPLVKDVLVPVSAE; encoded by the coding sequence ATGACAACAGAGCAATTTGAGTTACGTAAAGCACGGCGCTGGCCCTGGCTGGCGGCGCTGGCGGTGATTATCCTGCTCGCCATCGCTTTCTGGTGGTGGCGGGGGCATACCCAAAGCCAGCAGGTGGTCTTCGGCAGCACGTTAAAAATTCACTACGAGCCGGCGATGGCCGGCGAGCAGCGGATCATTGAGTATATTAATCAGCATATTGCGCCTGATTACGGCCTGAAGCTGGAGGCTGTGGGGGTGCAGGATCCGGTACAAGCTGACCGCGCGGTAGCGGAAGGACAGTATGCCGGGACGATCTATCAGCATCAGTGGTGGCTCAAGCAGGTGGTGGACGCCAACGGCTTTGCGTTGTCGACTACGGTGCCGGTGTTCCAGTGGGCGTTCGGCATCTATTCCGACCGCTTCTCGTCGGTACAGGCGTTGCCCAATGGCGCGACCATCGTCGTGCCTGACGACGGCGCCAATCAGGGGCAGGCTCTGTGGCTGCTGCAGCGCATTGGGTTGATCTCGCTCGACCCGGCGGTGGAGCCGCGCACGGCGAAGCTGAAAAATATTGTCGGCAACCCGCATCAGTTTGTCTTTAAAGAGCTGGATCTGCTGACCATGCCGCGGGCGTTAAATTCGGTGGATGCCGCCATCGGCTATGTCTCGCAATTTGACGCCGGGAAAGTACCGCGTGAGAAAGGCATATTATTCCCGCCGGCGCCGCGCACCTTTGCTTCTCAATTAGTGATTGGTACACCGTATTTATCACAGGAAAATATCGTCAAATTAAAACAGGCTTTTTCTGACCCGCGGATCCAGACGTGGTTAAAAACCACCGATGACCCGCTGGTAAAAGATGTATTAGTTCCGGTATCGGCGGAATAA
- a CDS encoding MFS transporter, with translation MSTLPVDNPGIASVPVSSVGDVARLINSGREQAKYARMIVFLALGGVFLDAYDLTTLSYGIDDVVREFRLSPLLTGLVTSSIMVGTIVGNIIGGWLTDKYGRYSVFMADMFFFVISAIAAGLAPNVWVLIGARFLMGIGVGIDLPVAMSYLAEFSRFAGKGNKAARLAAWCPMWYAASTVCFLIIFGLYFLLPQEHLDWLWRASLLFGAVPALLIIAVRSRFMNESPLWAANQGDLTSAVRILRDSWGIHAHEVPAAKPAPAPKVSFRVLFEKPYRERTIVAGVMNICISFEYTAIAFFLPSILAQFLGAGVFETISASLGLNALFAFTGGLLGMHLAWKYPSRHVAIAGFALQFVALIVLALVGQPHATAGIVLAIAMLGLWLFAEGFGPGAQLMIYPALSYPTAIRATGVGFSRALSGIGSALALFILPLLQASLGTQMFWVVSLAAIIPIFFLLAVRHEPTREDIDALHE, from the coding sequence ATGAGTACATTACCAGTGGATAATCCCGGTATCGCTTCGGTACCGGTCAGTAGCGTCGGGGATGTGGCGCGGCTAATTAATTCCGGCAGGGAACAGGCGAAATATGCGCGGATGATTGTGTTCCTCGCGCTGGGCGGCGTTTTTCTCGACGCCTATGACTTAACCACGCTCTCTTACGGTATTGATGACGTCGTGCGTGAATTTCGGCTCTCGCCGCTGCTGACCGGCCTGGTGACCTCCTCCATTATGGTCGGGACCATCGTCGGCAATATCATCGGCGGTTGGCTGACCGATAAATATGGTCGCTATTCGGTGTTTATGGCCGATATGTTCTTTTTTGTTATTTCGGCTATCGCCGCCGGGCTGGCGCCGAACGTCTGGGTGTTGATTGGCGCCCGCTTCCTGATGGGCATCGGCGTCGGCATCGACCTGCCGGTGGCGATGTCCTATCTTGCCGAGTTTTCCCGTTTTGCCGGCAAAGGCAATAAAGCGGCTCGCCTCGCGGCGTGGTGCCCGATGTGGTACGCCGCCTCGACCGTCTGCTTTCTCATTATCTTCGGCCTCTATTTTCTGCTGCCGCAGGAGCATCTGGACTGGCTTTGGCGCGCCTCCCTGCTGTTCGGCGCCGTGCCGGCACTCCTGATTATTGCCGTCCGCAGCCGGTTTATGAACGAATCCCCGCTGTGGGCCGCGAACCAGGGCGATCTGACCTCTGCGGTGCGTATTTTACGCGACTCCTGGGGGATCCATGCCCATGAGGTCCCGGCGGCGAAGCCGGCGCCGGCGCCGAAAGTGAGCTTCCGCGTGCTGTTCGAAAAACCCTACCGCGAGCGGACTATCGTCGCCGGGGTGATGAATATCTGTATCTCCTTCGAGTACACGGCGATTGCCTTTTTCCTGCCGTCAATTCTTGCCCAGTTCCTCGGGGCTGGCGTCTTCGAAACTATTTCGGCATCGCTGGGGCTGAACGCCCTGTTTGCTTTTACCGGTGGGCTGCTCGGTATGCATCTGGCGTGGAAATATCCTTCGCGTCATGTGGCGATAGCCGGCTTCGCCCTGCAGTTTGTGGCGCTGATTGTGCTGGCGCTGGTGGGGCAACCGCACGCGACGGCAGGTATCGTGCTGGCTATCGCGATGCTGGGGCTGTGGCTGTTCGCCGAAGGGTTTGGCCCGGGGGCGCAGCTGATGATCTACCCGGCGCTCTCCTATCCTACTGCCATTCGCGCCACCGGGGTCGGTTTCAGCCGGGCACTCTCCGGGATCGGCAGCGCGCTGGCGTTGTTTATTCTGCCGCTGCTGCAGGCCTCGCTCGGCACGCAGATGTTCTGGGTGGTCTCGCTTGCCGCCATTATTCCCATTTTCTTCCTGCTGGCGGTCCGTCATGAACCGACGCGAGAAGATATCGACGCACTCCATGAATAA
- a CDS encoding acyl-CoA dehydrogenase family protein — protein MTLLSTGTDYDALAAAFRPIFTRIAQGAAEREQQRILPDEPIRWLKEAGFGTLRIPREKGGWGASLPQLSALLIELAQADSNLPQALRAHFAFVEDQLNQPDSAGRDRWFRRFLDGELVGSGWTEIGAVKLGEVNTRVTPAEDGWRLDGEKFYSTGALYADWIDVFARRSDTGGDVIALVSTQQPGVAREDDWDGFGQRLTGSGTTRFTGARVEADHVYDFAQRFRYQTAFYQHVLLATLAGIGLAVERDAAQGVKHRSRMYSHGNAAVPRDDAQVLQVVGQISSWAWATRAAVLQAAESLQQAYVAHVSDDEALIARRNQLAEVEAAQAQVIASDWIPRAATELFNALGASDTRSRLALDRHWRNARTVASHNPVIYKARNIGNWLVNGEAPTFIWQIGNGEKTVG, from the coding sequence ATGACCCTGCTCTCCACTGGCACCGATTATGACGCGCTGGCGGCCGCCTTCCGCCCGATATTCACCCGTATCGCCCAGGGCGCTGCGGAGCGCGAACAGCAGCGCATTCTGCCCGATGAGCCGATCCGCTGGCTGAAAGAAGCGGGCTTCGGCACGCTGCGTATCCCGCGCGAGAAGGGCGGCTGGGGCGCTTCGCTGCCGCAGCTCAGCGCGCTGCTGATTGAGCTGGCGCAAGCGGACTCTAACCTGCCGCAGGCCCTGCGCGCGCACTTTGCCTTTGTGGAAGATCAGCTTAATCAGCCGGATTCCGCCGGGCGCGACCGCTGGTTTCGTCGCTTCCTCGACGGCGAGCTGGTGGGCAGCGGCTGGACGGAGATCGGCGCGGTTAAGCTGGGGGAGGTGAACACCCGGGTGACGCCGGCAGAGGACGGCTGGCGACTCGACGGCGAGAAGTTCTACAGCACTGGCGCGCTGTACGCCGACTGGATCGATGTGTTTGCCCGGCGCAGTGATACCGGTGGCGATGTGATCGCCCTGGTCAGCACCCAACAGCCCGGCGTGGCGCGGGAAGACGACTGGGATGGCTTTGGCCAGCGGCTGACCGGCAGCGGGACCACCCGCTTCACCGGCGCCCGGGTGGAAGCCGACCACGTCTACGATTTTGCCCAGCGCTTTCGCTATCAAACCGCGTTCTACCAGCATGTGCTGCTGGCGACCCTCGCGGGCATTGGCCTGGCGGTTGAGCGGGATGCCGCACAGGGCGTCAAACACCGCTCCCGGATGTACAGCCACGGCAACGCCGCCGTACCGCGCGATGACGCCCAGGTTCTGCAGGTGGTTGGGCAGATCAGCAGCTGGGCATGGGCGACCCGGGCCGCGGTCCTCCAGGCCGCGGAATCGCTGCAGCAGGCCTATGTGGCGCACGTCAGCGACGACGAAGCGTTGATTGCCCGGCGTAACCAGCTGGCGGAAGTGGAAGCGGCGCAGGCGCAGGTGATCGCCAGCGACTGGATCCCGCGGGCAGCGACGGAGCTGTTCAATGCCCTTGGGGCGTCGGATACGCGAAGCCGACTGGCGCTGGACCGTCACTGGCGTAATGCGCGGACGGTCGCCTCGCATAATCCGGTGATTTACAAGGCGCGCAATATCGGAAACTGGCTGGTGAACGGTGAAGCGCCGACCTTTATCTGGCAGATTGGCAATGGTGAGAAAACGGTGGGGTAA
- a CDS encoding aliphatic sulfonate ABC transporter substrate-binding protein, with the protein MSNRFRPAWLLVLAALSASALAKAPETVNIGYQKANIFALLKYRGTLDESLKKQGIAVRWVEFPAGPQMLEGLNVGSIDLAATGDAPPAFAQAAQADLVYLAHSPANPKTEAIVVPEQSAIHSVADLKGKRVGLNKGSDVNYLLVAALEKAGLSYKDITPVYLPPADARAAFQRGAIDAWVIWDPFLAEVETNAKARQIRNAEGLVPHYTFYLASRKFADTYPETAKQVVDELGKLSAWANSHQDEAAGLLSTSTGLDKAIWLKTLARLPYGAERMTPAVYNEQQALADTFTRIGLLPVKVDVRSATWSLDKP; encoded by the coding sequence ATGTCCAACCGATTCCGCCCCGCGTGGCTGCTGGTCCTCGCCGCCCTTTCCGCCTCCGCGCTGGCCAAAGCGCCGGAGACCGTCAACATCGGCTATCAAAAGGCGAACATCTTCGCGCTGCTGAAATATCGCGGCACCCTGGATGAAAGCCTGAAAAAACAGGGTATTGCCGTACGCTGGGTCGAATTCCCCGCCGGGCCGCAAATGCTGGAGGGGCTCAACGTCGGCAGTATCGATCTGGCCGCGACCGGCGATGCGCCTCCGGCCTTTGCCCAGGCGGCGCAAGCCGATCTGGTCTACCTTGCCCACTCCCCCGCTAACCCGAAAACGGAAGCCATTGTGGTGCCTGAACAGTCGGCAATCCACAGCGTGGCCGACCTGAAAGGTAAGCGCGTGGGGCTGAACAAGGGGTCTGACGTCAACTACCTGCTGGTCGCCGCGCTGGAAAAAGCGGGCCTCAGCTATAAAGACATCACCCCGGTCTATCTTCCGCCAGCGGACGCCCGCGCCGCTTTCCAGCGCGGGGCGATTGATGCGTGGGTGATCTGGGATCCGTTCCTCGCGGAAGTGGAAACCAACGCGAAAGCCCGACAAATACGCAACGCCGAGGGGCTGGTGCCGCACTACACCTTCTATCTCGCCAGCCGCAAGTTTGCGGATACCTACCCGGAGACGGCAAAACAAGTGGTGGATGAGCTGGGTAAACTCAGCGCGTGGGCGAACAGCCATCAGGACGAGGCCGCTGGCCTCCTGTCGACCTCAACCGGGCTGGATAAAGCCATCTGGCTGAAGACCCTGGCCCGCCTGCCCTACGGCGCCGAACGCATGACGCCGGCGGTGTATAACGAACAGCAGGCGCTGGCGGATACCTTTACGCGCATCGGCCTGCTGCCGGTGAAAGTCGACGTGCGCAGCGCCACCTGGTCGCTGGATAAACCTTAG